The Desulfolucanica intricata genome has a window encoding:
- a CDS encoding YkgJ family cysteine cluster protein, with the protein MMDKFKDLFQEYELLVAKADQAFQEMTKDYRANINCDIQCSDCCNAVFGLFLIESAYLNHHFNKLDRTIRRAAASKGDKFDKALLELEKKFQENKNKGQALEKIRIGCPLLNDEQKCSLYKHRPITCRVYGIPTIINGQIHACWKAGFKKGESYPAFDLDSAYKELYNLSKRLLERVGHKDMDKASLLVSVSKSIKTPLEDLINEI; encoded by the coding sequence ATGATGGATAAATTCAAAGATTTATTTCAAGAGTATGAATTATTGGTAGCAAAGGCAGATCAAGCATTTCAAGAAATGACTAAAGATTATAGGGCCAATATCAATTGTGATATTCAATGTTCCGATTGCTGTAATGCTGTATTTGGGCTTTTTCTAATTGAATCTGCGTATCTCAATCACCACTTTAACAAGTTGGATCGAACTATAAGACGGGCAGCTGCCTCCAAAGGAGATAAATTTGATAAAGCTCTGCTTGAATTAGAAAAGAAGTTTCAAGAGAATAAAAATAAAGGTCAAGCCCTGGAAAAAATAAGAATCGGCTGCCCGCTTTTAAATGATGAGCAGAAGTGCTCCTTATATAAGCACAGACCGATTACCTGCAGGGTATATGGTATTCCAACCATAATCAACGGGCAGATTCATGCCTGCTGGAAGGCAGGCTTTAAAAAAGGTGAATCATACCCTGCCTTTGACCTTGACAGTGCATATAAAGAACTCTACAATTTATCAAAAAGGCTTCTGGAAAGGGTTGGCCACAAAGACATGGACAAAGCATCACTTTTAGTATCAGTCTCTAAGTCCATAAAAACTCCTCTTGAAGACCTTATCAATGAAATATAA
- a CDS encoding DVU0298 family protein has translation MNTNNNSKLYSTGSFKKDYYLVKPTCPFCGMLIERPKELDTRRPGEMPVGSCSCGAVYAFDITGHNLGAAYAEALVFGCNMDWDLAWDLLPEEDYLQAIIENYDMESNLIVSTGSYEGRRVTGALYFIKLHRDIQEFAQQGVQKKLEKAKTVTSDFVPPADLNTAKKYSKKEIEAMVSDYKVELLVDIARRDKRIIRDLQRLLYSGDELLRLRATEILGRVSAIIANRDPGAVAKLLQRLFSNFSEPGTSGWGAIESIGEIIANSPDIYAGYISTLYQSMEDELLRPKVLKAITRIAEVRPELIKNRKYYFTPLLSDPNPEIRGYTALLLGYLGIAEAKSDLEKLCEDEEEIDIYENGEIVKKTVRQLAVEALNNVS, from the coding sequence ATGAATACAAATAATAACTCAAAGCTCTACAGCACCGGATCTTTTAAAAAAGATTATTATTTGGTCAAGCCAACTTGTCCTTTTTGCGGGATGCTGATTGAAAGACCAAAGGAATTAGATACGCGAAGGCCCGGTGAGATGCCCGTGGGCTCCTGCTCCTGTGGTGCTGTATACGCTTTTGATATAACCGGACACAATCTTGGAGCTGCCTATGCTGAAGCTCTTGTCTTTGGATGCAACATGGACTGGGATTTGGCATGGGATTTGTTGCCTGAAGAGGATTACCTTCAGGCAATAATTGAAAACTATGATATGGAGAGTAATTTGATTGTTTCGACCGGTTCTTATGAAGGCAGGAGAGTAACCGGGGCATTATATTTTATTAAATTACACCGTGATATTCAGGAATTCGCACAGCAGGGTGTTCAAAAGAAACTGGAGAAGGCTAAAACAGTCACTTCAGATTTTGTTCCGCCTGCTGATCTTAATACTGCGAAAAAATATTCAAAAAAAGAAATTGAGGCTATGGTAAGTGATTATAAAGTGGAATTGCTGGTGGATATAGCCCGGCGGGATAAGAGAATTATCAGGGATCTGCAACGCCTGCTCTACTCAGGTGACGAGCTTCTCAGGTTAAGAGCGACAGAAATATTGGGGCGGGTATCTGCAATTATTGCAAACAGGGATCCGGGTGCCGTGGCTAAGCTTCTGCAAAGGTTGTTCAGCAACTTCTCGGAGCCCGGCACTTCCGGCTGGGGAGCCATAGAATCAATCGGAGAAATTATTGCAAACTCGCCTGACATTTATGCCGGATATATTTCTACACTTTACCAGTCCATGGAGGACGAACTGCTCCGGCCAAAGGTTTTAAAAGCTATTACAAGAATAGCCGAAGTAAGACCCGAACTTATAAAAAACCGAAAATATTATTTTACACCTTTATTAAGTGACCCTAATCCTGAAATCAGGGGTTACACAGCTCTGCTTTTGGGTTATCTGGGTATAGCAGAGGCTAAAAGTGATTTAGAAAAGCTTTGTGAGGATGAAGAAGAAATTGACATATATGAAAACGGTGAAATTGTTAAAAAAACTGTCAGGCAGCTGGCTGTTGAGGCACTGAATAATGTTAGTTAA
- a CDS encoding FmdB family zinc ribbon protein, translating to MKGDEINMPIYEFRCLKCGELFEKLFINPKEEVKLECPKCKSDSFERVISKTNYQMGTGKSGGKTGTKPSVETKSCSPGSGCTTLEIPGYER from the coding sequence TTGAAGGGAGATGAAATAAATATGCCTATTTATGAGTTTCGCTGTTTAAAATGCGGAGAACTTTTTGAAAAGCTTTTTATAAATCCTAAGGAAGAAGTTAAGTTGGAATGTCCCAAGTGCAAATCCGATTCGTTTGAACGTGTAATCAGTAAAACTAATTATCAAATGGGAACAGGAAAGTCCGGTGGTAAAACAGGTACAAAACCAAGCGTAGAAACTAAGTCCTGCAGCCCTGGAAGTGGCTGTACTACTCTGGAAATACCGGGATACGAAAGATAA
- a CDS encoding cobyrinate a,c-diamide synthase, with protein sequence MSKYNIPRLVIGAPQGHSGKTTITLGILAALITNKNLTIQPYKKGPDFIDPSWMTRITGRACRNLDSYLMSKETIKESFIRGAFDADIGIVEGAMGLFDGVDLEGSGSTAEIAKAICSPVVLVVDTTRMTRSVAALVKGFQYFDPEVHIAGIILNKVARPRHENMLRSAIEHYCGIPVLGAIPKGQQFIIPDRHLGLIPAKENDELDQTVETVGKSAGQYLDLDKLLEIASSAGSLVRAEVCNETAVAWDTDGDIVKANTGEKPVIGIIQDRAFSFYYPENIEALRDAGAEIKVIDALVDKRLPSIDALFIGGGFPEVFAAQLEANETMKTDIYNKIEAGLPVYAECGGLMYLGRNIIWGDKSYKMVGILPFDIQMINKPQGHGYMNVEVVTDNAFFNKGTVFKGHEFHHSKVINLDYEKLNFAYKVTRGWGIDGKNDGLVYKNVLAAYNHLHALSVKEWAVNMVKQAKEYSKVYRSSKYAI encoded by the coding sequence ATGAGCAAATATAATATTCCGCGCCTGGTTATAGGTGCACCCCAGGGCCATTCCGGAAAGACAACAATTACACTGGGCATCTTAGCAGCATTAATAACGAATAAAAATCTTACTATACAGCCATATAAAAAAGGACCGGACTTCATAGATCCCAGCTGGATGACAAGAATTACCGGCAGGGCTTGTCGTAACCTGGACAGCTATTTGATGAGCAAAGAGACAATAAAAGAATCTTTTATTAGAGGAGCTTTTGATGCTGATATTGGTATTGTTGAAGGGGCAATGGGTTTATTTGACGGGGTGGACCTTGAAGGGAGCGGGAGTACAGCTGAAATTGCAAAAGCTATTTGCTCCCCTGTAGTGCTGGTGGTAGATACAACAAGAATGACACGCAGTGTGGCGGCTCTGGTTAAGGGTTTTCAGTATTTTGACCCTGAGGTGCATATTGCCGGGATAATTTTGAATAAAGTTGCCAGACCCAGGCATGAAAACATGCTGCGTTCAGCCATCGAGCATTACTGCGGTATTCCTGTTCTCGGAGCTATACCGAAAGGTCAGCAATTTATTATCCCGGATCGCCATTTAGGTCTCATACCGGCTAAAGAAAACGATGAGCTGGATCAGACAGTGGAAACCGTCGGTAAATCAGCCGGACAATATCTGGATTTAGATAAGCTTTTGGAGATTGCCTCAAGTGCCGGATCTTTAGTCAGAGCTGAAGTTTGTAATGAAACTGCGGTTGCTTGGGACACAGACGGCGATATAGTAAAAGCAAATACCGGAGAAAAGCCGGTTATAGGGATAATCCAGGACAGGGCTTTTAGCTTTTACTATCCTGAGAATATTGAAGCTCTGCGTGATGCCGGTGCTGAAATAAAGGTTATTGATGCACTGGTAGATAAAAGGCTGCCGTCAATAGATGCATTGTTTATCGGAGGAGGTTTCCCTGAGGTTTTTGCAGCTCAATTGGAAGCTAATGAGACCATGAAAACTGATATATATAATAAAATAGAGGCAGGTCTGCCGGTTTATGCTGAATGCGGCGGTCTTATGTATCTGGGTAGAAATATAATATGGGGAGATAAATCTTATAAGATGGTGGGAATTCTGCCCTTTGATATTCAAATGATTAATAAGCCTCAGGGCCATGGATATATGAATGTTGAGGTGGTGACGGACAACGCTTTTTTCAACAAAGGCACTGTTTTTAAGGGACATGAGTTTCATCATTCAAAGGTCATAAATTTAGATTATGAAAAGCTAAACTTTGCATATAAGGTCACTCGCGGTTGGGGTATTGACGGTAAAAATGACGGTTTGGTTTATAAAAATGTATTGGCTGCATATAACCATTTACACGCACTTTCTGTTAAGGAATGGGCAGTTAATATGGTTAAACAAGCGAAGGAATACTCAAAGGTTTATAGAAGTTCAAAATACGCAATATGA
- a CDS encoding TusE/DsrC/DsvC family sulfur relay protein, whose product MASIEINGVSYELDEDGFLLDPSAWTEELAKAFAKDEGVEEITDEHWKVINYLRDYYAQFQVAPMVRKLCKETGVTLKHMYELFPSGPAKGACKLAGLPKPTGCV is encoded by the coding sequence ATGGCATCAATCGAAATTAATGGTGTTAGCTACGAGCTTGACGAGGATGGTTTCTTATTAGATCCCTCTGCCTGGACCGAAGAATTGGCAAAAGCTTTTGCTAAAGATGAGGGTGTTGAAGAAATTACTGATGAACACTGGAAAGTTATTAACTACCTGCGTGATTACTATGCACAGTTCCAAGTAGCTCCCATGGTACGTAAGCTTTGCAAGGAAACCGGTGTTACTTTGAAGCATATGTATGAATTATTCCCCTCTGGCCCGGCTAAGGGTGCTTGTAAATTAGCTGGTCTTCCGAAACCGACCGGCTGCGTATAA
- a CDS encoding (Fe-S)-binding protein codes for MPEYNGMVQPVRANEKDLAKIHINPVPDDKKPEVALKHLDDIRKKFRSFVMAMESCVKCGQCAENCHTYLGTKDPNNIPTNRAELIRKIYKRYFTLEGRWFGKLVGAEDINLDIIEQWYSYFYQCSQCRRCAYVCPFGIDTCEVTFIGRQILHWLGIVPKLHAGVGAAMENVGNHTNLPKPAVIDTLEFLAEDAADEFGVEFSFPVDKPDSDILYIPSSADYLLNPYTLIGAGLFFTYIGANWTIPSAVTEAGNFGLLFDQYFTQRHNVTRLLNAAHELGVKKIVWGECGHGWRAAKMYVPTLADRPVNIPITHIHDEIAELIKTNQLKLNPSKNSDPVTLHDPCNYVRACGLCDNMRVIMNAVVTDFREMTPNRQKNFCCGGGSAILFDDPEMYQRRILLSAKKAEQVRATGAKILCAPCSICKAQLYPMVEEHELGVEVKGLVDLVGRALVWK; via the coding sequence GTGCCGGAATATAATGGAATGGTTCAACCGGTAAGAGCTAATGAAAAAGACCTGGCAAAGATTCACATTAACCCCGTACCTGATGACAAAAAACCTGAGGTGGCCCTAAAGCACTTAGATGATATCCGTAAAAAATTCCGTTCTTTTGTAATGGCTATGGAATCTTGTGTTAAGTGCGGTCAGTGTGCGGAAAACTGTCACACATATTTAGGTACCAAAGATCCTAATAATATACCGACAAACCGTGCTGAATTAATAAGGAAAATTTATAAGCGTTACTTTACTCTTGAGGGTCGCTGGTTCGGTAAATTGGTAGGGGCAGAGGACATAAATCTTGATATTATTGAGCAGTGGTACTCATATTTCTACCAATGCAGCCAGTGCAGGCGCTGTGCCTATGTTTGCCCGTTTGGTATTGACACGTGTGAAGTTACCTTTATAGGTCGTCAAATACTACACTGGTTGGGAATTGTACCTAAGCTTCATGCCGGTGTCGGTGCAGCTATGGAGAATGTTGGTAACCATACAAATTTGCCTAAACCGGCTGTTATTGATACATTAGAATTTCTCGCTGAAGATGCCGCTGATGAATTCGGAGTGGAATTCTCATTCCCGGTTGATAAGCCCGATTCGGATATATTATATATTCCGTCATCGGCAGATTATTTGTTAAATCCTTATACACTGATAGGTGCCGGCTTGTTTTTCACATACATCGGTGCTAACTGGACAATACCCAGTGCCGTAACGGAAGCCGGAAACTTCGGGCTTTTGTTTGACCAGTATTTTACTCAGCGTCATAATGTAACAAGATTACTTAATGCAGCTCATGAGTTGGGTGTTAAGAAAATTGTATGGGGCGAGTGCGGTCATGGCTGGAGGGCTGCAAAGATGTATGTACCTACACTGGCAGACCGTCCCGTAAATATACCGATAACACATATTCATGATGAGATAGCTGAGTTAATTAAAACTAATCAATTAAAACTTAATCCTTCTAAGAACTCTGATCCCGTGACATTGCATGATCCTTGCAACTATGTACGGGCCTGCGGCTTATGTGATAACATGCGTGTTATTATGAATGCTGTAGTTACCGATTTCCGTGAGATGACACCGAACCGTCAAAAGAACTTCTGTTGCGGCGGAGGATCGGCTATATTGTTTGATGATCCGGAAATGTATCAGCGCCGTATTCTTCTTTCTGCGAAGAAAGCTGAGCAGGTTCGTGCTACCGGAGCTAAAATCCTGTGTGCGCCTTGTTCTATTTGTAAAGCTCAGCTATATCCGATGGTTGAGGAGCACGAACTGGGTGTAGAGGTTAAAGGTCTGGTTGATTTAGTAGGTAGAGCTTTGGTTTGGAAGTAG
- a CDS encoding respiratory nitrate reductase subunit gamma, translated as MNFFVGQVMPYIAIVVFTVGILYRLSRWGRARIVHNITLSDNIGPSHWPQTNGQVLGLIGAEAFLFRSLFRFDKGLWTGAWLMHFALLNILGGHIVGFYFLGKQFVYIGMSESMSEAASNLLGTTFGIIIFFALLYLLYRRLAIAKVKQVTVTSDILQLLLLIGIVSAGNFMRLIPEYAVHYEEAKAIIAGIITFNPIAIPDNNIFFTIHFFLVQVLLMVFPFSKLMHVLGMFVERNIVNRVYKETPLGLPGINAPAEVSSQVLYSPSIEGRDMHGGGVKSAGI; from the coding sequence TTGAATTTCTTCGTTGGTCAAGTCATGCCATATATTGCTATTGTAGTTTTTACAGTAGGAATATTGTATCGTTTGAGCCGTTGGGGACGGGCCCGTATAGTTCATAATATTACTCTTTCTGATAACATCGGACCGTCACATTGGCCGCAGACAAACGGTCAGGTACTTGGTTTGATTGGAGCTGAAGCGTTTCTCTTCAGAAGTTTATTTAGATTTGACAAAGGCTTATGGACAGGTGCATGGCTGATGCATTTTGCCCTGTTAAATATTCTTGGTGGCCACATTGTAGGTTTTTATTTTCTTGGTAAACAATTCGTTTATATAGGTATGTCCGAGTCTATGAGTGAAGCGGCATCCAATTTATTAGGAACCACTTTTGGTATCATAATATTCTTTGCTTTACTCTATTTATTATATAGACGTTTAGCTATTGCCAAGGTTAAACAGGTAACCGTAACCAGTGATATTCTTCAGTTACTGCTGTTAATCGGTATTGTATCCGCCGGTAACTTTATGCGCCTCATACCTGAGTATGCCGTACACTATGAGGAAGCTAAAGCTATCATTGCCGGTATTATAACATTTAATCCGATTGCGATACCCGATAATAATATCTTTTTTACAATTCACTTCTTCTTAGTACAGGTTTTGTTGATGGTGTTCCCGTTCAGTAAGTTAATGCATGTGCTTGGTATGTTTGTAGAGCGTAACATTGTGAACCGAGTTTATAAAGAGACACCGTTGGGTTTACCCGGTATAAATGCACCTGCTGAAGTTTCCAGTCAAGTATTGTATTCTCCTTCAATCGAAGGTCGGGATATGCATGGGGGAGGTGTAAAGAGTGCCGGAATATAA